One Planctomycetia bacterium DNA segment encodes these proteins:
- a CDS encoding HAD family hydrolase: MAELTDANSGRSRSQLLPDGVVLFDAVGTLLRPEPAVAEAYAAAGARYGSRLSRTDIDAAFRRVFTAEKAADLRDNEGRTDEARERERWRAIVAGVFDDVPAERRDALFEELWNHFAAPSSWRLFDDVRPMLKRLIAAGRSVAIASNFDRRLTPIVATLLPEIPLERVFVSSLVGYRKPATGFFRASERKLVELGITTKSCTLIGDDIDEDFHGAQAANWQAMLLDRDDRYPGLTPRIRSLDELL, from the coding sequence GCAGTTGCTTCCCGACGGCGTCGTTTTGTTCGATGCCGTCGGGACATTGCTTCGGCCCGAGCCTGCCGTGGCGGAAGCCTATGCCGCGGCTGGCGCACGCTACGGCTCGCGACTTTCTCGAACCGATATCGATGCCGCATTCCGCAGAGTCTTCACGGCGGAAAAGGCCGCGGACTTACGGGACAACGAAGGCCGAACCGACGAAGCTCGCGAGCGAGAGCGTTGGCGAGCGATCGTCGCCGGCGTGTTCGACGACGTCCCGGCCGAGCGTCGCGACGCGCTCTTCGAAGAGCTTTGGAACCACTTCGCGGCACCGTCTTCATGGCGACTGTTCGACGACGTGCGACCGATGCTCAAGCGACTCATCGCGGCCGGCCGCTCCGTGGCGATCGCCTCGAACTTCGATCGCCGGCTGACGCCGATCGTCGCGACGCTTTTACCGGAGATTCCGCTCGAACGAGTGTTCGTCTCGTCCCTTGTCGGATATCGCAAGCCGGCGACGGGATTCTTTCGCGCTAGCGAGCGCAAGCTCGTCGAGCTTGGCATCACAACCAAGTCGTGTACGCTCATCGGCGACGACATCGACGAAGATTTTCACGGTGCGCAAGCGGCAAACTGGCAAGCGATGTTACTCGACCGAGACGATCGATACCCCGGCCTCACGCCGCGCATTCGCAGCTTAGACGAACTCCTCTGA